A segment of the Brevundimonas sp. M20 genome:
CGCGGACAAGCCCAAACGCTCGTCCCTGCCCAAGGGCTGGAGCCCGGCGTCTCTGGATCTGGATCAGGCCCTGCGCCTGCTGGCCCTGCCGCGCGAGGTGGGCGTCCATCCCGAAGACGGCAAGATGATCACCGCCGGTCTGGGCCGCTACGGACCCTTCGTGCTTCACGCGGGGACTTACGCCAATGTCTCTGACATCGAAGAAGTTTTCGAGGTCGGCATCAACCGCGCCGTGGCCCTGCTGGCCGAGAAGCGCGCCGGTCGTCCGGGCCGGGGCGCGGCCACCGCGCCGCTGAAGGAACTGGGCGAGCACCCCGAGGACAAGGCCCCCGTGCAGGTCATGGCCGGTCGCTTCGGCCCCTATGTGAAGTGGGGCAAGGTCAACGCCACCCTGCCGAAGGGCACGGCGCCGGAGGACATGACGCTGGAGGCGGCGATCCCGCTGCTGGCCGAACGCGCGGCCAAGGCTCCGGCGGCGAAGAAGAAGGCGGCTCCGAAGAAGGCCGCCGCGCCGAAGAAGGCTGCGGCCAGGAAGCCTGCCGCCAGGAAGGCTCCGGCGAAGAAGAAGGCGGCGGAGGGGTAATCCTCCGCCCGACCTACCGCTTCAGCAGATGATCCCGCGCGGCGTTGACCCGCGCGGCCAGCCCTTCGGTGCCGCCGTGATCGGGGTGGGCGCGCGCCATGACGCGCTTCCAGGCGGTATTGATCTCGGCCTTTGAGGCGTCAGCGGACACGCCCAGAATCGCGCGCGCCTCGCCGTCGCTCATGCCCTGGGCGCGCGGCGCGGTCTGGCGCAGACGCGAGGCCACGGTCAGCCAGAGCCCCGCCGCCGTCAGACCGCCGCCCAGAACCCATGAACCCTTGCTGAGCGCCAGCACGCCGCCGGCGATCATGACGGCGCTGAACAGGGTGGCGGTGACGCGCCAGTGGCCGCGCCCTGCCCGCTCGCCCTGGCGGCCGAGACGGATCAGGGCCCAGACGGCGATGGCGGCCAGAACCAGCCAGAGCGGACTCAAGCGGCGGCGTCGAGCGGATTGTCGAGCGAGCCGCCCTCGAGGCCCAGGGACTGCATCAGATTACGCAGTTCCTGACGGGCCGCGACGTGGGCCAGAGACACGGCGACGGGCCGCACGTCCGTGGACA
Coding sequences within it:
- a CDS encoding molecular chaperone DnaJ — its product is MSPLWLVLAAIAVWALIRLGRQGERAGRGHWRVTATLFSAVMIAGGVLALSKGSWVLGGGLTAAGLWLTVASRLRQTAPRAQGMSDGEARAILGVSADASKAEINTAWKRVMARAHPDHGGTEGLAARVNAARDHLLKR